A genomic segment from Nicotiana tabacum cultivar K326 chromosome 7, ASM71507v2, whole genome shotgun sequence encodes:
- the LOC107781247 gene encoding uncharacterized protein LOC107781247, whose translation MVNHNQDDESCTKPIGRCSVFYYGVGHMLNDITSACWFTYLLVFLTDIGLSPSDAAVVMLSGQVADGLTTVFAGELIDRFGHFKVWHLAGSVLVGVSFSSVFGGCLPCKLIGSNSAMLQTIGYSVFAAIFNVGWAATQVSHMSMVNCITLNSTSRVVLASCRNAFTMIANLSLYAVAFAVFNVVGAGTPAAIENQYRWIAYISIFIGSCFVGVFHLGTREPSLNLEARVKGYVRISWMYWFKKTLYHQVALVYLLTRLVTNVSQAFLAFYVIYDLQMSQSSKALVPAIIFICSFVVSVLLQEITWTSQRLKGFYTAGGLLWVLCGTGILLLPRNMNVLMYILSVLIGIANALIMVTGVGMQSVLVGRDLNGCAFVYGSLSFLDKMICGLALFILESYQRSSPELHNCSTSCPFFSLNRYALGLVPAVCALLGVIVTCSMDLQTPTLKPLEEPLLG comes from the exons ATGGTTAATCATAATCAGGATGATGAATCATGTACAAAACCCATTGGAAGGTGTTCAGTGTTTTATTACGGTGTTGGGCACATGCTCAACGACATAACATCAGCCTGTTGGTTCACTTATCTCTTAGTCTTTCTGACAGATATTGGATTATCCCCAAG TGATGCTGCAGTTGTAATGCTCTCAGGTCAAGTTGCAGATGGATTGACCACTGTATTTGCTGGTGAACTG ATAGACAGGTTTGGGCATTTCAAAGTATGGCATCTTGCAGGATCTGTCTTGGTTGGTGTCTCATTTTCTTCTGTTTTTGGCGGTTGCTTGCCTTGCAAACTTATTGGTTCCAATTCGGCTATGCTGCAAACTATTGGTTACAGTGTGTTTGCTGCAATCTTCAATGTGGGATGGGCTGCTACTCAAGTATCACATAT GTCGATGGTAAACTGCATTACACTGAACTCGACGAGCAGAGTAGTTTTAGCTAGTTGTCGCAATGCTTTTACAATG ATTGCAAACCTTAGCTTATACGCTGTTGCTTTTGCTGTGTTCAATGTTGTCGGAGCAGGGACACCTGCTGCTATAGAAAATCAG TATCGATGGATTGCATATATATCAATTTTCATTGGAAGCTGCTTTGTGGGCGTATTTCATCTCGGAACCAGAGAGCCAAG TTTGAATTTAGAAGCTCGTGTCAAAGGTTATGTTAGAATTTCTTGGATGTATTGGTTTAAGAAGACCTTATATCACCAAGTTGCTCTTGTTTACTTGCTTACCAGACTTGTGACTAATGTCTCCCAG GCGTTTCTTGCTTTCTATGTGATCTATGACCTGCAGATGAGTCAGTCTTCAAAAGCTCTG GTCCCTGCAATCATTTTTATTTGCAGTTTCGTTGTATCCGTCCTGCTACAG GAGATTACATGGACCAGCCAGCGATTGAAGGGCTTTTATACTGCAGGAGGTCTCCTTTGGGTACTTTGTGGCACAGGAATACTCTTGCTTCCAAGAAACATGAATGTTCTTATGTATATCTTGTCGGTATTGATTGGCATAGCAAATGCCTTGATAATG GTGACTGGAGTGGGCATGCAAAGTGTCTTGGTTGGCCGAGATCTAAATGGCTGTGCTTTTGTCTACGGATCATTGAGTTTTCTGGATAAAATGATATGTGGGTTGGCTTTGTTCATTCTCGAGTCATATCAGA GATCCTCTCCGGAACTGCACAACTGCAGTACGAGCTGTCCATTCTTTTCCCTCAATCGGTATGCACTAGGTCTCGTTCCAGCGGTTTGTGCACTACTTGGGGTGATAGTCACCTGCAGTATGGACCTCCAGACACCCACATTGAAACCTCTGGAGGAACCTCTACTGGGTTAA